The window CCCGACAGCTTGATCTTGTGTTCTAAGTGAATCGGTGGTGGAGGTGACAAGTGATGAGATAACTTCTGAGAGACCATTGTGAACTTCAACTTCTGTTCCCCAAACACTTTCTGAAGCGCAGCGTCACAGTTGAAGAAAGAAGGGTCGTTTGGGCTCTGCAGTTTCCTCGCCTTGACGTAGTGCCAAATTGCAGCGATGattcttggcctggtttcaacCTCAATCCCAAGAACATCCATCAACGCAGTAGAGAGCTTGAACTTCTCAGGGACGTAGTTCATCTCCAAACGAATAGTAGCTGCAAACTCCTGATTCCCTTTCCTCTTTATCTCAAACCCTTCCTGAGGAGCAGGTGAACGAGAGTTCTCCCATGTGATCAACGGGTTCTCAGGGTACAGCCTCTGATCAAGGCTAACTTGAACCTTCTTGAAGAAAGACGAGAACTTGGGATGCAATGGGTTAGTAGTCTCCGGATCCACCCCATCTTCCAGGATCCTACCAACAATCTTAAGAGTCCATGTTGCAGGGTCAGCGTTTGGATTATTGTTTTGGTTAGCAAACGTGTTGAACACATAGATCCTAAGCGTCTTCTGTACGCAAGGAGGGTTCTTGAGAGCTTCCTGGATGTCAACCTTCTTTCTACTCAACGCAGCATCAACACGAGACTCAAACTCAAGAAGCTGCGTGTATAACTCAGACTCAGGCAAGATCGCCGCCACACGTTCCTGCAAGGACTTTTCAGGAAGCTTCTGTTTCTTCTTCCGTGCGGCAGGGGTCAACTCCATTGTTCTCATGGGGGAGACAGTGTTGTTAGGGAAACCAGAAGGAGGTCTCATTAACCTCTTCACGTTTGAACTACTTCCAGGAGTGGTCATAGAAGGTGAAGAAGACTGACCCAAACCACCAATCTCCTGGGGGGCTTGAGCTTGGTTTATCCCCATGCCTGCTTGCATCTGTGCATGAACTTTAGACTGTGCTTGAGCCATGGCCTGAGCTTGAGTGAACTGAAACGGAGCTTGGAAGTTAGTTGCTATATGAGACTGAGCAAAGCCTCCAGGGACAGACGCAGAGGGCATCATCCCAGGGCTCCTGAACGGCGAAGGCGCAGAGCCTTGAGGATTATTGTTGTTACCAGACATCAGTGCCCTGTGAAATTCAGAAGAAAATAACACTCTTTTCAAAAAATCTGCTTAGAATCAAGTAAAGAGAAGACCTTTACTAATGATTCTCAGTAACCATCTTCAGTATCGATTAATCTAACAATTGAGATGAATGCAGACGCGATAGATCAGCTACCTAGAGAGATCGGAAGCCTAAAAACCCTAGATTTTTCTAAGGTTGGTGCACAGTTTAATGAGTTAGAATTGATCCCAAGAGGTTATTTACCAAATGTGACGAgacgaaaaagaagaagattcgcagctttgtttcttcttctgattatTTCTTCTTCGCCGGTGTTCCGCCGCTTCTCAGTCGAGAGAGGAAATAAATTGTTCACCggagatattttatttataaaccgTGTTCAGACCCGACCCGTAATGTCAGAGCCCACAGCGACTGTTAAAAAGTTTGATACTATTAGGCCTTCGGCCCAATTTAATATACTTAATATGACGATTATAGATGGCCCTATAACCCAATTGTAATGGCTTTTTTACTACTGTGGATTACAAACCCGGTTGAACCGATTGACGATTAACCCGTGACTCAAATATATTCAGGTTATGATCCGGTCCGGTTTCAAAACATTCATAAAAGACGAGACTTGGAAACTAAGAGCAAGAGCATCAGTGAATCATCTTCTTAatcttttattattaatttttttccttttttttgatttttaaaaaaaaaaaaaaaattgatcaatCGTGGGTCACTACGTGTCGTGGGGCCTACActacagtgatgaactttaGGAGAAAGGGTATCACCCAGGAGAGGCGAAACAAGCCGAGCACATAGCTTTTGCTTTTTTAAAACGTGTAATCCTTTCCTTTAAACTTCTACTGCGCATGTTCTAACATTATGGAAACTATAGTAGTTATGGTACAGAATTGGACATTTCTCCTACCTCACTGTTACCTTGTTCTTGAAGATTGTCAAATTCTCCAGCTACAAACTCAATATGATTTTTACTCGCTAAAGACTTACTTTTTTCATGAAAACCCGAACttctataatttacattttgtagacttcaaaaacaaaacactATCAATCACCAACTCTCCGGATTCACGAGGACGTGTCGGATTTGCGCTCAGCGTCAGCGGCGGACTGCATTTGAGCTGCGTACTGTAAGTTCCAGAGAACATCTTCAAAGGAAGGTCTTGCTGAAGGTTCAAGCAAAACGCACTTGTTGGCTATTGAGATGGCAATAGCTAAAGACTCCTGAGAACTCGTTGTTAGCACCGTTGGATTCACTATCTTCTGTCTACCGTCTTGGCTCCCAAACGacgtctgcaaaaaaaaaaaaacgtaacaGCTATTAACTAACTTGGTTTCAACGTAATGATCAAAGATCAAGGTCTTACCATTTCGTTGAGAAGAAAGTCCTCTCCTTTTGTAGTGGGCAACGGTCCTACGAGAGATTCCAGAAGTATGAATCCAAAGTTGTACACATCATCCTCTCTTTTAGCCACGTCATACTTTGACTTGTGTCCTTCTGACTTTATCTGCAAAGTTGAGTCCTGACTTATTAGTATCAAAGAAGAGAATACAAACTTAAGATAGAAAAGAGCAAACCTCAAGCTTTTCGTTCTCTTCAAGGATCGCAGTGACTCCATAATCACTAAGCTTAGCAATCTTGTGTTGGTCAAGCAAAATATTGTTCGTCTTCAGCTGATTATTAAAGGAGCCAGGTATTACACcagtgtgaagaaaatgaactGCCTTTGCTATCTCTATCAGAATCCCTAGCCTGTCTGGCCACGTTAGGATCTTCTCCGGACAAGACTCTACAAATATTCTAACAACATTCAGTTTCAAAGTAGATAGATTCAAGTTTAAAACGTATGTCAAACGAACCTGATAGATGTGTGCGATATGTCCCTTTGGGCATGTACTCGTATACAAGGTAGAGTATGGTGGCTGTAGGATCGTACTCTAGGTTTGTTCGAGTGCAGTGGCCTAAGAAGCTAAGGAGATGAGGATGGTTGAGCTTAGACAGACAATCTAAGTGACTTCTGATACTTTGGCTTGAGAACTTTTTTGATAAGACCATACATCTTATAGCTACGGAACTTCCATTTTCTAACGTTCCTCTGTATAGctgcaaagaaaacaaaacaagcaGTGTCAAGCAAATGGACGATGATGAGGACATTGCGTTAGATGAACTAAGCATGGGATTTtgaactgaaccgaa of the Brassica rapa cultivar Chiifu-401-42 chromosome A03, CAAS_Brap_v3.01, whole genome shotgun sequence genome contains:
- the LOC103856064 gene encoding SWI/SNF complex component SNF12 homolog, with product MSGNNNNPQGSAPSPFRSPGMMPSASVPGGFAQSHIATNFQAPFQFTQAQAMAQAQSKVHAQMQAGMGINQAQAPQEIGGLGQSSSPSMTTPGSSSNVKRLMRPPSGFPNNTVSPMRTMELTPAARKKKQKLPEKSLQERVAAILPESELYTQLLEFESRVDAALSRKKVDIQEALKNPPCVQKTLRIYVFNTFANQNNNPNADPATWTLKIVGRILEDGVDPETTNPLHPKFSSFFKKVQVSLDQRLYPENPLITWENSRSPAPQEGFEIKRKGNQEFAATIRLEMNYVPEKFKLSTALMDVLGIEVETRPRIIAAIWHYVKARKLQSPNDPSFFNCDAALQKVFGEQKLKFTMVSQKLSHHLSPPPPIHLEHKIKLSGSSPAVSACYDVLVDVPVTIQRDLSNLLANAEKNKEIEACDEAICAAIRKIHEHRRRRAFFLGFSQSPAEFVNALMESQSKDLKVVAGEASRNAERERGSDFFNQPWVEDAVIRYLNRRPARGN